From Rhodococcus sp. B7740:
TCTACCTGGTCAACGACGCCATGGACGTCGAAGCCGACCGCGCCCACCCCACCAAGCGATTCCGACCGATCGCCGCGGGCGTACTGCCGGTCAACATCGCCTACGCGATGGCCGTTGTCTCGCTCGGTCTCGCCATCGGCCTCTCGTTCATCGCGAACTGGAAACTGGCGCTGGTCATCGGCGTCTACATCGCGATTCAGCTCGCGTACTGCTTCGGTCTCAAGCACCAGGCCGTGCTCGACATCTGCATCGTCTCCTCGGGCTTCCTGCTCCGTGCGATCGCCGGTGGCGTCGCCGCCTCGATCCCGCTGTCGCAGTGGTTCCTGCTGATCATGGCGTTCGGCTCGCTGTTCATGGCGGCAGGCAAGCGCTACGCGGAGCTGCAGTTGGCCGAACGCACCGGAGCGAAGATCCGCAAATCGCTCGAGAACTACACCACCACGTACCTGCGATTCGTCTGGACACTGTCCGCGACCGCCGTCGTCATCTGTTACGGCCTGTGGGCGTTCCAGGAAGACGCGGGCACGGGTGCCAACTGGTTCGCCATCTCGATGATTCCGTTTACTATCGCAATCCTGCGATACGCAGTGGATGTCGATGGCGGCGAGGCAGGCGAACCCGAAGAGATCGCGTTGGGAGACAGGGTTCTGCAGCTACTCGCCATAGCGTGGATCGGAGTGGTTGGTGTCGCTGTCTACCTCGCCTGACCAGCGAGACGCGCGAGAAGAGAACTCCGCTCGGGCATCGATCACCAGGCCCGTCTTCTGGATCGGGACCGTGGTCACCGGGGCGTTGTTCCTCTGGGGTGCGTGGGAGCGCCGCTGGATCGCCGACGACGGCCTGATCGTTCTGCGTACCGTCCGCAACCTGCTGGCAGGCAACGGACCGGTGTTCAACGCGGGCGAGCGCGTGGAAACCAACACCAGCACCATCTGGACCTACCTCGTGTACGCGGGCAGTTGGCTCAGCGAGGGTCGACTCGAGTACGTCGTCCTGACGATCGCACTGATCCTGTCCACGGCGGCCGTCGTTCTGGCGATGATGGGCACGTTCGCGTTGCGTGGTCGCACCGCGTCGCAGACTCTGTTCCTGCCTGCCGGAGTCCTGGTCTACATCGCGGTTCCGCCCGCCCGCGACTTCGCGACGTCCGGCCTCGAGACCTGCCTGGTCATCTTCTGGTTGGCGATGCTGTGGCTGCTGATGGTCCGGTGGGGTCAACGACGGTCGGGTGGCGTCGAGCTGCTGCTACTGGCCTTCTTCGCCGGGCTCGGCCCGCTGGTGCGTCCGGAACTGTCCATCGTGGCGGTGCTGGCGTTGGCGATGATCTTCCTGGCTCCGCAGAGTTGGTTGTCCAGGCTGCGAGTGTTCGCTTTCGCCGGTGCGGTGCCGGTGCTCTATCAGATCTGGCGCATGGGCTACTACGGCCTGCCGTACCCCAACACCGCGGTGTCGAAGGATGCAGGCGGAGCCAAGTGGTCGCAGGGGTTCGAGTACCTGTCCAACCTCGTCGGCCCGTATCTGCTGTGGCTGCCACTGATACTGCTCGTCGTCGGTGCCGTGCTGTCGGCCTCGCCAGTGCGGTTGTCCCTGCCCCGTACCGTCGGCGGCTGGCTCGCCGCGCTGCGGACGCCGACCGCCGTGGTCGTCTTCGTGTTGATCAGTGGCCTTCTGTTGGCTTTGTATTCGATTCGCGTCGGCGGCGATTTCATGCACGGTCGGACATTGTTGCCGGCATTGTTCACGCTTTTGTTGCCGATTTCCGTGCTGCCGGTCGCTCTCCCGAAACGCTGGGCTGCAGACCGCGCCACAGCGGTTTTCGTCGCCGATCTGTTCGTCTGGGCCGGCATCGTGATCTGGGCCGTCGTGGCGGCCAACACGACTGGAATGCCGCAGGGCTCGATCGTCGGCCGCAGTGGCATCGTCGACGAGCGGGCGTTCTACTCGCTCAACACCGGGCACGCTCATCCGATTCTGGCCTCGGACTACCTCGACTACCCGCGGATGCGAGGAATGGTCGAGGCGATCGAGGACACTCCCGACGGCGGATTGCTGTTGCCCTCGGCCCAGTTCACGTACTGGGATGTCGTTCCACCGCCGCTGCCGATCCCCGAGGGTGGATTCGGTCACACCGTCTTCTTCCTCAACCTCGGAATGACCAGCATGAACGTCGGCCTCGACGTGCGGGTCATCGACCAGATGGGGCTGGCATACCCGTTGGCGTCGCACACCGAGCGGCTCGAGAACGGCCGGATCGGGCACGACAAGAATCTGTATCCGGACTGGGTGGTGGCCGATCTCGGACTCGTCGCCGTCCATCCGTACCTGCCCTGGTACATGGACGAGGACTGGGTCACCGAGGCTCAGGTGGCGTTGACCTGCCCCGACACCCAGGAGCTGCTCACCTCGTATCGGGCCCCGCTGACGAAGGATCTGTTCGTTCGCAATTTCAAGCGTTCGCTCTTCTATGCCGGATATCGCTTCGATCGGGTGCCGAAATACGAAATACAACGATGTGATCTTCCGGCCCCGATATTGAAGGCGGACAATTAGGTGTCCGAACACGAAAAGGTCACCGGGTTGCGCCGAAATGGTCTCGACGCCAAGATGAGCTATCTCGATCCTGTAACGGTGGCCGCCCTCGGTGCGATAAGCGCTGAGGATGTGTGTGCGACCGACCCGAGGGTCGGACGGCAGACATGGTGAACTTGCGAGATCAAGCGTTGATTGCGTAACCGATGTGACGATGAAGCAGCTGAGAGGTCGAGTGCATGCTGGGTAGAAGGAAGAGCCGGTCCGAGGACAAGCGGGGTGGCTCCTGGGGCCGCCGTGCCGCCACGTCCATGCTGATGGCGGTGGTCCTCCCACTGGGATTGGCTGTAGCCGGCGGTGGCGCAACTGCCAACGCAGCCTTCGACGGCAATGCCATCGACGTCTGGACGGACTCGAGCATGGGTCCGATCAAGAGCCGCGTCTGGCGCGCCGCGGACGGCAACACCAATCGCGTCGTCTACCTCCTCGACGGTCTGCGGGCCACCAACGACATCTCCGGTTGGGAGCACGAGACCGACGCCGGTGCCGTGTTGGCCTCCTGGAACATCAACGTCGTCGAGCCGGTGGGTGGACAGTCGAGCTTCTACTCCGACTGGTACGCACCGTCGAACTTCAACGGCCAGCAGACCACGTACAAGTGGGAGACCTTCCTGACGCAGAACCTGCGTGAGAACCTGCGCGCGAACTGGGGCTTCAACCCCAACCGCAACGGCGTCATCGGTATCTCGATGGGTGGCTCGGCTGCTCTGACTCTCGCGGCCTACCACCCGGACCAGTTCAGCTACGCGGGCTCGCTGTCCGGCTACCTGAACATCTCCGCTCCCGGCATGCGCGAAGCAATGCGTCTGGCGTTGCTCGACTCCGGTCGCTACAACATCGACGCGATGTGGGGACCGCCGTGGGATCCGGCGTGGCTGCGCAACGACCCGTTCGTCTTCGCCCCTCGTCTGCGCGACAACGGAACCCGCGTGTGGGTGTTCGCAGGTAGCGGCCTGCCCGGCGGACTCGATCGCCCTCGGAGCTTCATCGACTACTACAACACCGCCAACGGCATGGGCCTCGAGGCCATCGCACTGGCGAACAGTCGAGCGTTCCAGATCCGGATGGCCAGCATCGGTGCCAACAACGTCACCTACGCGTTCCCGGCCGTCGGTACCCACCAGTGGGGTTACTGGGGCGAGCAGATCCGCATCATGGCACCGGACCTGAGCGCCAACATCGGTAACTGACCGGCTCACGGATCATTTCGGTCGTTTCGCCCGCTTCTCGGCCCTTCGTGAAACTTCACGACTTTTCAGGGCTGTTCAGCGGGGACCGAGCAGGATAGTCTCCTGTTTCGGGGAAACGTCGAGGTGAAACTGGGACGCTGATCACAGTTTTGCCTTGGAACCGCTCGATGGAATAACCTCCATCGAGCGGTTCGCCTGTTTCACAGCAGAACCTCAGATTTTTCAGGACCACGTCGTCCTTCGGCCCGGAGGGGCCACCAGGAAAGCCCTGTTCGATTGCCGGGGGCCGCACGTCGCGGAGACCGCGTAGATGAGAGAGAGCACGATTCATGCGATTTGCCGGCCTCAGCAGAACACCGAAGGCGTCTTCACGCTGGCGTCAGCGCCTGCTCGGCGTCGGTGCTGCAGCGCTCGTCCTTCCCCTCGCAGCCGGTGTCGTCGGTGGAGCAGTCGCTGTCGCAGCACCCGCTCCCGTCGCGCATCAGACCCCTGCCGGTGGCCGTGAAGACCTGATCGTCCCGTCCGAGATGGGCCCCATCAAGGTTCAGGTCCAGTGGGCGGCCCGTGGCGGCAACGCCGCTCTCTACCTGCTCGACGGGCTGCGTGCCCGCGACGACCGCAACGCCTGGACGTTCGAGACCAACGCGCAGGATCAGTTCGCCAACGACGACGTGACCCTGGTCATGCCCGTCGGTGGTCAGTCGAGCTTCTACAGCGACTGGTACACCTCGTCGAACTTCAACGGCCAGGAAGTCACCTACAAGTGGGAGACGTTCCTGACCCAGGAGCTGCCCGCGTTCCTCGAGAACTACGGTGTCTCGCGCAGCAACAACGGTGTGCTCGGACTGTCGATGGGTGGTTCGGCAGCACTGACGCTCGCCGCGTACCACCGCGATCAGTTCAAGTTCGCCGGTTCGCTCTCGGGCTACCTCAACATCTCCGCGCCCGGCATGCGCGAGGCCATCCGCGTCGCCATGCTGGACGCCGGTCGCTTCAACGTCGACTCCATGTGGGGACCGCCCTGGAACCCGGCGTGGCTGCGCAACGACCCGTTCGTCTTCGCGCCGCGACTCGAGGGCCTGTCCCTCTACATCTCGGCAGCCAGCGGGCTTCCCGGCGAGTTCGATCGCCCGGCCGCGCCGATCGACTTCTACAACACCGCCAACGGAATGGCCCTCGAGGCACTCTCGCTCGCCAACACCCGTGCATTCCAGATCCGCATGAACACTCTCGGCATCCCGGCCACGTACAGCTTCCCGGCCAACGGCATTCACGCATGGCCGTACTGGGGAGCCGAGCTGTGGAAGGCTCGCGGCCAGATCCTGGACGCGCTCAACGCCTGACACCGATCGAGTAGTCGTTCTTCGAGAAATGCCGCCCCGCGTCTGTGCGCCGGGCGGCATTTTTCGGTCCCGGCCACGGTCGCCATGCCGACTCAGTTCACAATTGCACCACCAGTCACAGCGCGTCTGCTGCTCGTCGGCATCGGGCACGTGTAGAAAGACATACGAAGCATGTCTCGATAGGAGACCTTCGAAAGTCACGTCGAAAGAGAGTCACCATCATGCGCACTGAGCTTGTTCGGTTCGGTCGGACTACATCGGCCGGTACACGGGCTCGGCGAGCGGCAGCAGCACTGACCGTCGCTTCCGCGCTGATGATCCCCTTCGCGACGACGACCGTTGCCTCCGCTGCCCCCATCGCGCGGACGGCCCCTGTCGCGCTGGCCGGCCCCGCCTACACGCAGACGTCCGGTGCCACCGTCACGTCGGTGGACTGGCTCTCCGATCGTCGCGTCGCGCTGTGGATCCAGTCGCCCTCGATGGGAACGCCCATCCAGGTTCAGCTGTTGCTCGCGCGTGACTGGAACATCAACCCGCAGGCCACGTTCCCGCAGGTGTACATGCTCGACGGTCTGCGCGCGACCGACCAGGAGAACGGTTGGACGGCCGAGACCGACGCCGAGTCGTACTTCGCCGACAAGAACGTCAACGTGGTCCTCCCCATCGGCGGCCAGTCCAGCTTCTACTCCGACTGGCTCGATCAGGACAACGGCAAGAACTACCAGTGGGAGACGTTCCTGACCCAGGAGCTCCCACCCATTCTCGAGCGGGACTGGCGCAGCACCGACACCCGTGGAGTCGTCGGATTGTCCATGGGCGGTACGTCCGCGATGTTCCTCGCCGCGCGCAACCCCGGCTTCTTCAAGTTCGCGGGTTCGCTCTCGGGCATCCTGACCACCACCTCGCTCGGCATGCCGCAGGCAATCCAGTACGCGATGACCGACGCGGGCGGCTACAGCTCGAGCGCCATGTGGGGCTCGCCGTCCAACTCCCTGTGGGCGCAGCACGATCCGTACCTGCTGGCCGACAAGTTGAAGGGCGTCAGCCTCTACATCTCCAGCGGCAACGGCTCGACCGGACCGTACGACCAGCCGTCGGGCATTCCGGGCGTGAGCACCAACTACGCCGGCATGGGGCTCGAGATCCTCTCGCGCCTGACCTCGCAGTCCTTCGCCACCAAGCTCAACCAGCTCGGCATCCCCGCTCAGGTCAACTACCGGCCGTCGGGCACGCACTCGTGGCCGTACTGGCAATTCGAGCTGCATCAGCTCTGGCCGCAGCTCGCCACCGCACTCGGAGTCGAGGTCGACAAGCCCGCGTGCAGCGTCGCCGGCATGATCGGCAACGCGAGCGGTGCCAATTCGTGGCTCGGACCGTGCTTGACTGCCGAGTACAACGTGGCCGGAGGTCGCGCGCAGGACTTCACCTTCGGCCGGGTCTTCTTCACCCCCGATACCGGTGCGCAGGTCGTCGCCGGAGCCATCGGTGGCATCTACCAGGGCAACAGGGGCCCCGAGGGTGCACTCGGATTCCCGACGACCGGCGAGATCGGAACTCCGGACGGTCGCGGACGATTCAACGCCTTCCAGAACGGAATGGTCTACTTCACGCCGCAGACCGGCGCACACGTGGTCAAGGGTGCTGTGCTCGACGAGTGGGCTGCCCAGGGTTACGAGGGCGGGCCGCTGGGCTACCCGGTGCTCGACGAGGTTCAGACGCCGACCAAGCCCGGATCGGTACAGGGTTTCGAGATCGGTGCCATCTACACCTCGCCCGATGCCGGTGTGCACTCGGTGCAGGGCATGATTCTGGGCAAGTACGGTGAATTGGGTTGGGAGGGTGGAGCTCTCGGGTTCCCCAAGTCCAACGAGCTCGGCCCGATCAGGGACGGCGGACGCTTCAACCAGTTCGAGACGGGCAACATCTACTGGAGCCCGCTGAGCGGAGCCTGGTCCACCCCGTACGGTCCGATCTTCGATGCATGGGGATCGGTCGGCTACGAGGGCGGCCGGTTGGGCTACCCCACCAGCGATCAGTTCGACATCGACGGTGGCGGCAAGCAGCAGAACTTCCAGTTCGGCATCATCACCGTCAAGGACGGCGTTGCCACGATCGCGCCGTAGTTGCTTGCGAAACGACATCAGCTCAGAGTCTTCTCAGAGCGTGGCGGTACTCTCGCCTGCGACCCGACGACCGAAGGATTTCGATCGATGACGCGTAATTCCCTCACCAGGACTCTGTCGCTCGGTGTGTTCGCCCTTGCGGCGAGTTCGATGCTGGTGGCCTGCGGGAGTGACGACTCGACGGCTACCGGAGCGCCGACGACCACCACCTCGGCTGCCGAGACGACGACCGAGGCCGAGTCGACGACGTCGGCCGCAGAGACCACCACTGCTGCGCCGACCACGAGTCCGGGTGAGGCGGCCACCGCGCCGCCCGAGCAGCCGCAGCCCGTCCCGGACGATTTCCCCGGGCCGACGGAAAGCCAGATCGACGACCGCGGCGCGAGCTTCCTGGAGGAGCTGAAGAAGCAGGGGATCACCCCGGCGGGCAACGGCGACATCGCGGTGTCGACGGCCAATTACATCTGTGCCGCGCAGGCGCAGGGCGTCACGGCGGAGGAGATCTCGACCTTCGTCACCGCGAACGTCGGCGTCGAGGCAAGCGCCTCCGGAACGCAGATGAGCGAGACGCAGGCTCAGCAGGCAGCCCAGACCTACATCGCCGCCGCGCAGGCGACGTACTGCAGGCCGTAGAGATCAACGGTGATGGCCAAGCGTAAGCGCAGAATCCTTCCGGTGATCGCCGTTGCGGCGATCATCGGTCTGATCATCGTCGCCCTGTGGTACCTGCTGGCCGGACGGCTGCCGAAGGAACCGGGCATCCCGGTGCCACCGGGACCGGAGGAGCCGACGTCGCAGCCGGCCGACTGCCCCGACGTCCAGGTCATCGCCATCCCCGGAACCTGGGAATCGTCGGCCACCGACGATCCGTACAACCCGACGGCCAATCCGGCGTCGTTGATGCTCAACGTCACTCGCCCGTTGCAGGAGCAGTTCCCCGGTTCGCGAGCCGACGTCTACACTGTGCCGTACGTGGCTCAGTTCTCCAATCCCATCGCGCTGCCGCCGGACGGTCAGCAGTCGTACAACAACAGTCGTACCGAGGGCAAAGCCGTCGCCGTGCAGAAGATGACCGATGTCAGTGCACGTTGCCCGTTGACCAACTTCGTCCTCACCGGCTTCTCGCAGGGCGCGGTCATCTCCGGCGACATCGCGGCCGACATCGGAGCGGGCAACGGTCCCATCTCCGCCGATCGTGTTCTGGGCGTCACCCTCATCGCCGACGGTCGACGCGACGGCGTCTCCGGGACCGATGTTCCGGCTCCGCTCGACGGCGTCGGTGCCGAGGTCGCTCTCGGCGGACTCGACCTGCCCGGCATCACGATGACGGGGCGTCGAGAAGGGGGCTTCGGTGCCCTCGACGACCGGACCAACCAGATCTGTGCACCAGGAGATTTGATCTGCTCTTCGCCGTCGGATGGATTGTCGCTCCGCAACATTCCGCAGAGCATCCAGATTCTGATCGGGGCTGCAGGCAACCCGGTTCATGCGTCGTACAACAGTTTCGTCGTCGACGGATCCGGTACGACGGCCACTCAGTGGACCGCTGGGTGGGCCGCCGGACTGATCGAGAATGCCCCGACGCCCGCGCATTCGTGAGTGTCGGCGCTTTATAACGGAAACGTCACAACGCGACGTGCAGTGGTCTGGTGCCGCGCACAAACCTTGGCCGCGAAGCCCCCAGCCGGTGTGATCGACTCGGGTCAGCGGCTAGAGTGGCGCCTTGGACCTGCGCAGATCGGCCTCGGCCGGGCTGCTCTCGCCACCAGAAACAAGACCGCTGCACACTCCGAGGAGAGCAATAGATGAGTTCCGCCGAGGCCGCGACCGCAGGGCCGCGCAAATTCCGATTCGCTGCAGGCGGAGAGGGAAACGCCGAGGAGGGCGGGGCTCGGAAGTTCATCAAGCTGGCGCAACAGGCCGAGGAACTGGGTTACGACAGCTTCATGATTCCCGACCACCTGGGCAACCAGGTCGGTCCGATCGCAGCACTCGGCGCGCTCGCCGTGGCCACCGACAAGATTCGGCTCGGCACTGCTGTGTTGGCGAACGGCTTCCGGCATCCCGCGGTGCTGGCCAAGGATGCGGCCACCATCGATGTGCTCTCGGGTGGGCGGCTCGAGCTCGGTCTGGGTGCGGGTTGGATGCGTGAGGAATACGACAAGGCGGGGATCACGTACGACCGCCCTGGCGTGCGAATCGAGAAGCTGGAGGAGACCCTCGAAATTCTCGACGTCCTGTTGCGCGGTCAGGAATGCAACTTCGAGGGCAAGCACTACACGATCGCAGGACTCAAGGGCAGTCCTCGGCCCCGCCAGGGACCGCGTCCTCCCATTTGTATCGGCGGTGGCGGTCCGAGGATGCTCGCCCTGGCGGCCAAGCACGCCGACATCATCTCCGTGGTGCCGAGCACCTCGAAGGAGGGCAAGCTGTTGCTCTCGGGCATGACCATCGAGAAGACCCTCGAGCGTGTCGAGCTCATTCGTGCAGCAGCAGGCGATCGGTTCGACGACATCGAACTGAACTGGGCCATCACCACGATCGTCGTCACCGACGACCGTGAGCAGATGGCCGAGATGGCGCTGGCGGCACTCGACAACGGCTACCCGCCGAACGTGGACGTCGATGTCAAGCTCACCGTCGAGGACATCCTGTCGTCTCCGTACCTCGCATTCGGGACATACGAGGAAATTGCCGATCAGATCCGTAACGTTCGCGCGCGGACGACGATGTCCTATGTCGGGGTTTTCCCTACTCAAATGGAAGCATTCGCGCCGGTTGTCGACTTGCTGAAAGGCGAGTGACGTAGGCGCGTGTCGGTACCATGTAGCTGGCCTTCAAACCAGGTGCCAAACCGACACCATAAGAGCTACTAGTCAGTAACATAAACCGCTGTTCGGTGTCCGCATGCACGTAGCCGGTCGTGCGGGCCCAGGTCACGCAGGCTGTGTGGCAGCGGATTCGTGTCGGAGGAGATTGAAGTAATGAGCCACACGTTCGACGATTTCATCGATGAGAACGGCCATATCACCATCGGCGAGGGGCAGACGCTCGTCCGCCACGTCGAGGTGAACGTGAAGGAGAATTCCGACACGCTCGCGTACCGGTTCGTCGATTACTCCCGGGAACGTGACGGCGAAGCTCACGAGCTGACCTGGGCCGAGTTCGGTACTCGCCTCAAAGCTGTCGCTGCTCGCCTGCAGCAGGTCACCCAGCCCGGTGATCGAGTGGCCATCCTGGCACCGCAGGGCCTCGAGTACGTCATCGCCTTCTTCGGAGCGATCTACGCGGGCACCATCGCGGTACCGCTGTTCGATCCCGACGAGCCAGGCCACACCGATCGCCTGCATGCCGTCCTCGGTGACTGCAAGCCGAGCGCCATCCTCACCGCGAGCAACTCGGCAGCAGGCGTACGCGCCTTCTTCCGCGCGCTCCCCGCCGCGGAGCGTCCCCGGATCATCGCCGTCGACGCGGTCCCGGACAGCGTCGGCGAGACGTGGGTCGAGCCGACGGCCGGGCTCGACGACATCGCTTACCTGCAGTACACGTCCGGTTCGACGCGGACCCCGGCCGGCGTCGAGATCACGCACCGCGCGGTCGGCGTCAACGCGCTGCAGATGGTCGACAGCATGGAGATCAACCACGACTCCCGCGGCGTCACCTGGCTGCCGATGTTCCACGACATGGGTCTGCTCACCGTCATTCTCCCGGCGCTCGGCGGCAAGTACATCACCATCATGAGCCCGCGTGCGTTCGTGCAGCGGCCCTGGCGCTGGATCAAGGAACTCGCCGCGGTGTCCGACGGCGCGGGTACCTTCGCAGCAGCGCCGAACTTCGCGTTCGAGCACGCCGCCCAGCGTGGTCTGCCGAAGAACGGCGAGAGCCTCGACCTGTCCAATGTCATCGGTCTGATCAACGGCAGCGAGCCCGTCACCACGTCGTCGATGAAGAAGTTCAACGAGGCGTTCGGTCCCTACGGTCTGCCGAAGTCCGCGATCAAGCCGTCGTACGGCATGGCGGAGGCGACCCTGTTCGTCTCGACCAGCAAGCACGCCGACGAGGCCAAGGTTGTCTACGTGGACCGCGTCGAGCTCAATGCGGGCAACTTCGTCGTCGTCGCCCCCGACGCCCCCGGTGCCATCCCGCAGGTGTCCACCGGAACCGTCGCTCGCAGCCAGTGGGCCGCCATCGTCGATTCCGAGACCGGCACCGAGGTTGCCGACGAGCACGTCGGCGAGATCTGGTTGCACGGCGAGAACATCGGCAAGGGCTACTGGGGCCGCGAAACCGAGACCTCCGAGACCTTCCACAACAAGCTCGTCCACCGCAACCCCGAAGGCTCGCACGCAGACGGCGCTCCCGAGGGTGGCAACTGGATGCGTACCGGCGACTTCGGCGTCTACCACGACGGCGAGCTCTACATCACCGGCCGCGTCAAGGACCTCGTCATCGTCGACGGCCGCAATCACTACCCGCAGGACCTCGAGTTCTCGGCCCAGGAAGCCAGCAAGGCATTGCGTCCCGGCTTCGTCGCAGCCTTCGCCGTCCCGCTCAACCAGCTCCCGGACATCGTCTTCGAGTTCAGTGGCGCAGCCCTGACCAAGGACCCCGACGACAGCTCCGAGCAGCTCGTCATCGTCGCCGAGCGCGCACCCGGCTCCGGCAAGGCAGATCCGGCTCCGATCGCCGACGAGGTGCGTGCCGCGGTCTCCGCACGGCACGGCGTCACCGTTCGCGACGTCCTCCTCGTCCCGGCCGGTTCCATCCCGCGCACCTCGAGCGGCAAGATCGCTCGACGCGCATGCAAGGCCGCGTACATCGAGGGCACGCTGCGTGGCGGATACCAGCAGACGGCCTTCCCGGACGCAGAACTGCCCGACTGACGGACGCACCCTCCGTTTTTCCTCCGACACGACTTGGTGAGTAATGGCTGAACTAGAGACAGACAAAATCGAGCGCGTGGACGGCGGAGACCTCACGGTTGCGCAGCTGCGGGACTGGCTGCGCAACTGGGTTGCAGACGCGACCGGGCAACCGGCGTCGGCCATCTCCGACGACCGCCCGATGGAGGAATTCGGTCTGTCCTCTCGCGATGCCGTCGCATTGAGCGGCGAGATCGAGGAGCTGGTGGGAGTCACGCTGACCGCCACCGTCGTCTACCAGCACCCCACCATCGCCTCGCTGGCCAAGATCATCATCGAGGGCGAGCCGGACGAGCCTGTCGGCACCGTCGACGACGCGTTCTACACCAGCGGCGGGAACTCCGGCGACGCGCACGACGTCGCGATCGTCGGCCTGTCGTCCCGTTTCCCTGGCACCGGACAGACTCCGGAGGAGATGTGGTCGCTGCTGATCGAGGGCCGCGACGGCATCACCGATCTGCCCGACGGCCGCTGGCAGGAATTCACGTCCGATCCGGTCATCGCCGCCGCGGTGGCCGCAACGGTGACCAAGGGTGGTTACCTCGACGACGTCAAGACCTTCGATGCCGAATTCTTCGCGATGTCGCCCAACGAGGTCGTCAACGTCGACCCGCAGCAGCGGCTCGCACTCGAGCTGACCTGGGAAGCGTTGGAGCACGCGCACATTCCGGCCAGCTCGATCAAGGGCCGCCAGGTCGGCGTCTTCATCGGCAGCTCCTCCAACGACTACCAGCTCATCGCCGTCAGCGACCCGGCCGTGCACCCGTATGCCCTCACCGGTACGTCCACCGCCATCGTCGCCAACCGAGTGTCCTACTTCTACGACTTCCGCGGGCCGTCGATCG
This genomic window contains:
- a CDS encoding decaprenyl-phosphate phosphoribosyltransferase, with the translated sequence MSEDAAPVGAPPKNLADGIVKALRPRQWVKNVLVLAAPLAAGSVTDPDVLLSVALAFVVFCFAASGVYLVNDAMDVEADRAHPTKRFRPIAAGVLPVNIAYAMAVVSLGLAIGLSFIANWKLALVIGVYIAIQLAYCFGLKHQAVLDICIVSSGFLLRAIAGGVAASIPLSQWFLLIMAFGSLFMAAGKRYAELQLAERTGAKIRKSLENYTTTYLRFVWTLSATAVVICYGLWAFQEDAGTGANWFAISMIPFTIAILRYAVDVDGGEAGEPEEIALGDRVLQLLAIAWIGVVGVAVYLA
- the zomB gene encoding flagellar motor control protein ZomB produces the protein MSLSTSPDQRDAREENSARASITRPVFWIGTVVTGALFLWGAWERRWIADDGLIVLRTVRNLLAGNGPVFNAGERVETNTSTIWTYLVYAGSWLSEGRLEYVVLTIALILSTAAVVLAMMGTFALRGRTASQTLFLPAGVLVYIAVPPARDFATSGLETCLVIFWLAMLWLLMVRWGQRRSGGVELLLLAFFAGLGPLVRPELSIVAVLALAMIFLAPQSWLSRLRVFAFAGAVPVLYQIWRMGYYGLPYPNTAVSKDAGGAKWSQGFEYLSNLVGPYLLWLPLILLVVGAVLSASPVRLSLPRTVGGWLAALRTPTAVVVFVLISGLLLALYSIRVGGDFMHGRTLLPALFTLLLPISVLPVALPKRWAADRATAVFVADLFVWAGIVIWAVVAANTTGMPQGSIVGRSGIVDERAFYSLNTGHAHPILASDYLDYPRMRGMVEAIEDTPDGGLLLPSAQFTYWDVVPPPLPIPEGGFGHTVFFLNLGMTSMNVGLDVRVIDQMGLAYPLASHTERLENGRIGHDKNLYPDWVVADLGLVAVHPYLPWYMDEDWVTEAQVALTCPDTQELLTSYRAPLTKDLFVRNFKRSLFYAGYRFDRVPKYEIQRCDLPAPILKADN
- a CDS encoding alpha/beta hydrolase, with the translated sequence MLGRRKSRSEDKRGGSWGRRAATSMLMAVVLPLGLAVAGGGATANAAFDGNAIDVWTDSSMGPIKSRVWRAADGNTNRVVYLLDGLRATNDISGWEHETDAGAVLASWNINVVEPVGGQSSFYSDWYAPSNFNGQQTTYKWETFLTQNLRENLRANWGFNPNRNGVIGISMGGSAALTLAAYHPDQFSYAGSLSGYLNISAPGMREAMRLALLDSGRYNIDAMWGPPWDPAWLRNDPFVFAPRLRDNGTRVWVFAGSGLPGGLDRPRSFIDYYNTANGMGLEAIALANSRAFQIRMASIGANNVTYAFPAVGTHQWGYWGEQIRIMAPDLSANIGN
- a CDS encoding alpha/beta hydrolase; this encodes MRFAGLSRTPKASSRWRQRLLGVGAAALVLPLAAGVVGGAVAVAAPAPVAHQTPAGGREDLIVPSEMGPIKVQVQWAARGGNAALYLLDGLRARDDRNAWTFETNAQDQFANDDVTLVMPVGGQSSFYSDWYTSSNFNGQEVTYKWETFLTQELPAFLENYGVSRSNNGVLGLSMGGSAALTLAAYHRDQFKFAGSLSGYLNISAPGMREAIRVAMLDAGRFNVDSMWGPPWNPAWLRNDPFVFAPRLEGLSLYISAASGLPGEFDRPAAPIDFYNTANGMALEALSLANTRAFQIRMNTLGIPATYSFPANGIHAWPYWGAELWKARGQILDALNA
- a CDS encoding alpha/beta hydrolase-fold protein, with translation MRTELVRFGRTTSAGTRARRAAAALTVASALMIPFATTTVASAAPIARTAPVALAGPAYTQTSGATVTSVDWLSDRRVALWIQSPSMGTPIQVQLLLARDWNINPQATFPQVYMLDGLRATDQENGWTAETDAESYFADKNVNVVLPIGGQSSFYSDWLDQDNGKNYQWETFLTQELPPILERDWRSTDTRGVVGLSMGGTSAMFLAARNPGFFKFAGSLSGILTTTSLGMPQAIQYAMTDAGGYSSSAMWGSPSNSLWAQHDPYLLADKLKGVSLYISSGNGSTGPYDQPSGIPGVSTNYAGMGLEILSRLTSQSFATKLNQLGIPAQVNYRPSGTHSWPYWQFELHQLWPQLATALGVEVDKPACSVAGMIGNASGANSWLGPCLTAEYNVAGGRAQDFTFGRVFFTPDTGAQVVAGAIGGIYQGNRGPEGALGFPTTGEIGTPDGRGRFNAFQNGMVYFTPQTGAHVVKGAVLDEWAAQGYEGGPLGYPVLDEVQTPTKPGSVQGFEIGAIYTSPDAGVHSVQGMILGKYGELGWEGGALGFPKSNELGPIRDGGRFNQFETGNIYWSPLSGAWSTPYGPIFDAWGSVGYEGGRLGYPTSDQFDIDGGGKQQNFQFGIITVKDGVATIAP
- a CDS encoding DUF732 domain-containing protein, translated to MTRNSLTRTLSLGVFALAASSMLVACGSDDSTATGAPTTTTSAAETTTEAESTTSAAETTTAAPTTSPGEAATAPPEQPQPVPDDFPGPTESQIDDRGASFLEELKKQGITPAGNGDIAVSTANYICAAQAQGVTAEEISTFVTANVGVEASASGTQMSETQAQQAAQTYIAAAQATYCRP